A stretch of DNA from Polyodon spathula isolate WHYD16114869_AA chromosome 4, ASM1765450v1, whole genome shotgun sequence:
aagcattcactactttcacaaaataatttgttttataaatgcattatctaaatgaatgttattaaattacttacttccttttgttcatattacatcttctggcttttacagtgtatataagacatacataattaccagaaagcatgtcagagacaagTAGAACATTCAtaagttatgggccctcttttGAGAGGCCgctattagactgtcccttgagtggtctcttaatacaggtttgactgtgtgTTTATATCTGTGTATTAGCCCAAATATAAggcaaggctttttaaaaaaaatttgtaatgaaaataagatttgaaaaaaacaactcGCCTTGTCAAGGCTATTGTGAAAGTGCGTattgagtacagtatacagtaatgaaaATTGATAAAACTAGCTGCAGTGATCATGTGGAAAAACAGTGGATTGAAAAGGGGTCAAGTATCAAAGGGATTAGAAAGAAGTTATGATGCAATTGCAATTATTCTGCTGCTGAAAAATTTGTCGCCTAAAACAACACAGGTGGAGACAAAATAACTGCTATTGAACGCCCACTTGGAGGAAATCATTTTGTGCACTGTGTGGGTTGTCTGTTTATTAATTTCCTTGCTTACCTAACGagtaagttacagtatttcagttgcattactatttttgacagaaaCCTACAGTctggcaacaaattaaatcagcaaaaatggagaggaaggagctccatgtgacattcatggatttggctaatgcatatggttcagtgccataTTTTTCCaatgtaccgatgacaataacaaatttaatgaaagcctgctttggagatttgcaatttagtttttcaacttcagaattcagcactacatggcaatgcctagaagttggaataatggcaggatgtaccatttctccactggcttttaccatggcaatggaagtaattattagggcatcaaatgggtagtgggaggagagcgcttggcttctggaatgcgactaccaccaattcctgcatacatggatgacatgacaacaatgactacaaccgtagcctgcactaatcggttattgggcaaattaaccaataacattgaatgggcacgaatgcaattcaagcccactaaatcaaggaacatctctgtaattaaaggcaaagtagtagataaagggttctacattaatggtgaggcaatatcaacagtgtccgagaagccagtgaaaagtctagggagatggtacgacggggaactaaaggacacagtttgtgtggaagaagttagacaacaagcagtggaagggttgaagagcatagacagcagcgctttaccaggcaaactgaaactctggtgctttcagtttggtctactgccaagactgctgtggccactgactgtttACAAGGTTatcttgacaacagttgagaagctggaagctttaatcagttcatacgtcaggaaatggttaggagttccacgctgcctcagcagagtgggactttctggtaaaggaatactacagctaccaatctctgctctaacagAAGACTTTAAGTGCAGCAAAGTctaactggaaatgacattaatagattcacgcgacaaatgggTGGGCGAGGAtacctcatgtcctttgtgttcatcacctgcaacattaaggcacattttaacaggatgtaaggtgggtcttagccaaggacggtttacatggcgccatgaccaggtgctgcagtgtttggccttagcattggaagacaagcataacctgaccaataagttgccaccagttccatcaaagcattacacacaaaagacaatattcctccgtccaggagagcaaccaccaagaaaaggtgttaaaaccaagccttgcccaggaaaactggaagatgctggcagatgttggtcaacagcttatttttccacctgagattgccaccactaactttgGACCAGTCATTGTCTGGATTTTGGAAGGTCACAACTCTTATTTCTTGTCGATCTCCATTTAGTCGCTGCTTCTGTTGATCAGTGGGATCCCACTGCCTCGCTGGTGGTTCAGAAATGTAGGGTTGTGGCACATGTTCCCTAAAATTAATTGGGACTTTGACTTCATCTTCAATGTTTTCAGCGGCAGTCACCATGTGTGTTTACCTCTTCATACGTAACTTCCGGTTTTATTCCGACCAGCACGATTTTTGAGTGGGTGTGGCCATACACCACACAAAATCCATCATATCTtccttgtttattaatattttttaaccaCATAAAAACTGATTTATGAAGAAATCTGTACAGAAATGTATCTGTGTGTTTGACCTGCAAGATACATTTTAAGGCTGCTTAATACTTCAGTCATGCAACTGTCTAGCAGATCTAAATCAGCCTCAACACTGAGATTGGTAGGTGTATTTGTTCTGGTCTAGCaatcaaaataaacagaacaaatgaAACTGAAGTAGTTTCAGACTCTTAATGGAATTTTAGCAAAAGTTTTATAAAGAGGAAGAAAatatgtgtgggggggggggggtaaataaactgatgcattttattacattttctggaCTGGTGATGTTTTCTCTGAGTTACTGAGAATGAGAATCAAAGCAGTTGGTTTCTGGGAGTTGGAGTTCTTCTAAAAGGAATGAAAGTCAGGATGTTTCCTTTTTGTCATGACTTTTTCATCACAATATGTGATAACATGTTAATGTTGTAATATTATAATCTGCATTCGTGTAGTAATAACttttactgcacagcacagttAATGAAAACCTGACCACAAAATGCGTGTATTATTAGGGCTATCCTTAATTGTATGAGAAAAGTGGTTACTGCATAGTGAACCATGCTGTGTCTCCAAAATATTGATATGCTTGACATTCACTCTcgtatatcatttatttttctctttactTAGAGTACCCGAGTCATGTGGACTCCTCCCTTGCGAGAGAGTTTCTCTTACCCGTTCCTTGTGCTTCAGATGCTGCTTTTAACATACATCCTCAGGTAATGTAACCATATGTGAAGTTCTATTACAAATGTATGGGGGTTATCctaacacaatattttctttagaTTTAAACTCTCtgaactgtaattttttttcttcttttttcaggaGTCCAAGACCAGGAAAAGTTGCCTTTGTTGCCCTCGGTGTTTCTAATGTCTTTTTCATGCTTCCTTGGCAGTTTGCCCAGTTTGTTTTACTTACTCAGGTAAGAGACATTGCAAACGTGTACTATGACTGTGactgttttaaaacacaacaattaataaaatgatcttgtagaaaaaataactaattagtgctctacattttttttaatttgatgtgcTCTTTTTAACAATTGTAAAAGTAGTCAAGCCTTTACTTGTGTATTTCTTGACCTCTGCTTCAATTAAtcatgttatttgtattttcagattGCGTCCTTATTTGCTGCACATATTGTGGGTTATCTGGGCTATGTAAAGCTACGGTCACTCTTATATGTCCACatggtagtattttttttttttttcattatatattgtgtgtgtgtgtaaaggggAGTAAGTGTATCAGGCTAATGTGTATGACTCCAAATCAGGATTTTCTCTgggttttatatttgtgttgtcACTAATCCTTTCTGTAAACTTCATCACTGGAGAAATTCAGTTGTGATTTAATCAAGAAAATTTACTTCATCTCACATGTACATCAAtaaagagagatttttttttttttcctattcttTAACTGTGttctgtagatttaaaaaaaaagaagtacacTATTGTAAACATCAGTCCAGGTACAGTTCCAGGAGGAGTAGTTCTAATAAGTGCACACAGAgaacaaatgttatttataacCATGCtgtaaaagaggtttaaaagagAATTTGCTGCAGCAACATAAGTatcaacttttattttaatgataatcAGTGGCAAGTAACATGGCGAGTTACCAATTGGTACTGTGTAGACTTAGATTTATTGTAATGTGTGCTCTTTTATTTGTTAAGAAAAAGAATGTGGACAGGGCTTTGATCATGTTGTGTTTACATGTTTGGAAATAGGTAGACTCTGTTTGTTAACTGGCAGTTAAGTTTAGTTTAAAATGACAATTGGGACTTCATACTGTATGCTGGTGGTGGTCTGGAGGTACCGTTAGTAACCAACATGTTTTATTGGTGTATTGGGTGCTAGAACATAATTACCGGTAGATGCCCAAAGGCTGAATTCAGTCTGTTCTTTGCAAGATAAAAGGCAGATCACATAGCTGATAACGTGGCATCCCTTTCTTTGCGAAACGTATTGCTGAGGCACGCAATCTGTACATGGCTGCATTGCTTGTGCTTCTGTAGCAGCAACGTGATCTTTTGTACGGCTGTGTTTCGTCAGGCTTTCAGGAAATCTGGTCACCCTTTCGCAAaaggcattgtttttgtttgctgcaaCGCAATAACTACATTCTTATCGTAATGTTTCTCTTTCAGATTTCCCTGttagtttgctttgttttgatgTTTGGAAATGCCATGCTGTTAACATCCTTTTATGCGTCGTCGCTTGTAACAATTTGggtaagtgtgtgtatatatgtatgtatgtgtatatatgtgtgtgtgtgtgtatgtgtatatatatatatatatatatatatatatatatatatatatatatatatatatatatatatatatatatatataatgtgtgtgtacatgAGAGATGATCCTGACTCAGTCGTTTAGAAAATTGAATATAACTCCTAATAGATTAtggagaataaaaataattgtcattGTCGCATATGGTAAAGAAAAACAACTCGGGAtacaatagttttattattaatttacctgTATACTTGAATAACAAAGAGTGATCCATGTTTAACATTTAGTATAAACCACCTCTGTCAATGTGgttatttgtaataaaaccttttattcattctttcttttttcagggaaTCATTGAAAATAGAACACAAATTTCACAATTCTGCAAAACAGCTGTTTTGACATGTGTAAGTGATGGCACACAAACCTTAAACAACAAAGCTATTTTGTGTTGtctattttataatttttaaaaaatcctttcaTGTGCTGTATTCTAATTATTTGTATCTTTATTCACAGGTTGCTCAAGGTGTTGGCTGGTTAATATCTACAGTTTTCTTAAAATTTTTGACTTCAGTCATTCTTGGAGTTAGTGATGATGTAAGTTGCATAGCAcatgaaatgttctttttatagatttattattattattcctgaaCTATACTCCCACTCGGGCCAAGTGGGAGAAtgacatatttgttttaatattaacttttctttttttttttaaaacctaggCCCACATAAGCAATTTAATAAAATCGAAGTTTACAAGTTATAAAGATTTTGATACACTGATGTACACCTGTGCTGCTGAATTTGACTTCATTGAAAAAGAGGTAAATATTTTTTAGAGAAATGTATTAGTCTATAATTTAATACCCTGAATGTCGGTCATTTTGGAAGGTAATTTCTTTCTCAAGTTTTACAGTAAACCATTCTTCTGTTTGATTTCAGACTcctgtgaaatatttaaaaacgCTGCTTCTGCCTATTATTCTCTGCGTGTCTGTGGTAATTATACAAAAGGTGAGGCTCTCTTACTTTTGAGAAGCAGACCTAAATTATTTTTACTCTGTAgattagaaaatatatttgttgtaaGGCTTGTATcccaagctttcaagacctcaaaggtctgtTCTTTTACATGAAAAAAAGGCCTTGAGGTCTTGGAAATTTGTGATCAATTATTggttagttagtccaataaaaggtatcgcatgttctctttgtctgtcatctctTGACTGATACAGCTACCATTTTATCTATTAACGACTGTGTTATGTTACAAATTCatgaaacaataattattttatattacatctaTGCTCCCTAAACAGTTCAGCAGTAAACAGTAGACATTTACCAtcaagtttttaaattattatgcaATTTTCTGTTTCCTAAATGTGGTGCACTTTCTTAGCTACACaatcactgatatatatataatttttttttttttcatttattttttttacagactgtAACAGAAGTCTGGGGAATGTTAAGAATGAGTGAAAAGAAAGGAGAGGGCAGTGAACACACAGTTTCCCAAAAGTAAGCTCTTCTGTATTGCAAGAAGTGATTTTGCTTTACTATTTGATGCTATTGTGAAAATGTTGTGACAGCTTGTTAAGTGGTTTTACAAAGCCATTTGCAAATTTAAGTAATGCTATGAAATTATGAATGTGATGTTTATAGTGGTCAAGTTACAGAAAGTCCACCCACATGAATGTGTCTAGTTCAGCTGGACATTTCATGTTGTGAAATGCTCTGGTCTGATATAAAACGTCAAGAACAGAAAAAACTGTATGTAGGTTGGGGTAATTTAAGTGTGTTGTGAAGGTAGTAGTCAAGGTTTTTTATGGAACTCtgtgaagttgtttattaatagATTGTAATGATTCCTTCCATTTCAGGACAGCATATTTTGCAAATGGAGAGGTacggattacatttttttttttttttttaaatatactactTTGGCATAATGTTGTCATATCTGTTTTACTAAATAAAGTAGCCCAGACACGTAGCCTTTTGATGCAGGTGACTTGAGACTGATTAGTAATAGGCTACTATTCATGTATTAAATTATATCTTAGATCCAGCGACTTAAAAGTGAGATGGTTTTGCTTTGACTACAGAATTATTGGTATCATTTTTAATGAGGATCCTAAGCATGGCCATTTTAATTAATAACAGTCTTGTGTTTCCTTTTTCCAGatggtttaccatgttttgcAGTTAATAGCTTTTACAGTGCTTGCAGTCCTAATCATGAGATTAAAGCTTTTTCTTACTCCTCATATGTGCATTATGGCATCATTGATATGTTCAAGGCAGGTAAGAAATTCTGAAATTAATGTCAAgttcttattttattgtttcccccccccaccccccgtttGAATTCATGAGAAATACCAAGAAGCATAAAAAGTTGATAACAATATGATGCAACTTTCATAGCCCTGAACAACGTCCACAGACAGGGAATTTGATTACCTATGTTATCCTCAACCTGgggtaattcagttttcagatcTATTCTGTTTGGTTTTACAGTCTGTGCCGCTTCATCGGGACGCCTCGGAAAAAGAGAAAATATCCAGagtaagcggctgtcccaattaaatgagaggcaGTTGAGAGGATCTTGGTCACACttttattcttaatgaaaagaaaaataattaaatcacatcacattgatttaaatgtaatacaCTATTTAgaatacaagtgtttttttttgtttgttttttattcataaacaaaattaattgcacctgcaatgttgacatgccaaACTGTCTTTGCAatagcagcctgagaaaccacaggcggctcctccttcaagagttcagcgtggtttacacaagtcacagtgtAACCACGTACTCTCTGCACTGACTGCACACATCttcgttcatcatttgaaaatactgtatcccaattaaacgaagtgatgtcccaattaaacataaatagcattgggcaGAACCGTcacccagagttgtatcccatttaagcagaattCCCGATTTTACACGGCGCCGACTGTATTTATGTTCATCATGTTATTTGTACCAACAGTCAGACCAATCTGTGCCATAGCACAATAATGGGCAAGTTATGTGCTTGATCACCCAAGTGCAGCAGTACCctaaatgttatacattttctagaaataaaacaaacctgtcGGACAATTGATGAAACCTGATCCATTTCAATACAGTagttacattaaacaaaaaaagagttaTTTGTGTTAGTCATTGTAATCCTGATTATCCTAATCTTTGTCTCTTCTGCCCATACTGTCTGACGTAGCTTGTCACTTGTTTTGTTCCAGCTGTTTTGGTGGATAAAATGGCAATACAATCACCATGGGATGGTGTTGGTGATCATAGTGGTCATGTCTGTTCAAGGGCTTGCTAACCTGAGGAATCAGTGGAGCATCATGGGAGAGTTCAGTAACATCCCACAGGAGGAGCTTTTAGAGTGGATCAAAGCCAACACCAAATCAGGTAAATGCTTACAATGGAATGGCCATCAACCAGACACTGCTACACATGGTGTTTGCTCTTGCAACTTGGACCTCAGCTGGCTTCGAGTGGATCAGATTAGACTTGAGCACTGACCTGAGTTGGCTTTGGCCCAGTATGCGCATGCATAGCCCTTGAACTGTAGTGCGTGCTTGATTAAGTCATATTGACCACCCCTTGTGTGAAGACATTTAACCTCCCCAAAGCGGAGGCGGAACCATTTAAATCAACGACAAGCCTGTCattgtgtcacttgtgtgtttttaattcaagGTTGTCGTTCCGTGCTAATTACGATTTAATTTTGCTATCAGTAATGGAGCGAGGCATTGAAAACTTGCATATCGGGCATTTAAAGTAACTGGTGGTGTTgtatacatttacacatcagtctGACAATTCTTCTTATATgtaaattcaaacaaaacatttacataacatgaatgacctacaatttgtagtttttagaAGTAAAATGACAATGtgcaatacatacaaataaaggaaaataaatggatacataCACAGTACCATGGTGTCTGAAGGTTTAAGTAGAAAGGAATAGAAGGTCATTAcgtcattaactatgtagtaaattacatcacaaatgTTAGATTTAGATACAAATAAGTGAGTGTGGTTACCGTGGTATCAAAAGCATATAAATACCTCCACTGTTCGTTATCAaatacactttcccttgacaaaggtatgtaaaCCTACCGAAACCTTtcgtttacatttattttatttatttttttgcagatgaTGTTTTTGCAGGTGCCATGCCAACAATGGCAAGTGTTAAGTTGTCAGCAGAGAGACCTGTTGTGAACCATCCACATTATGAAGATGCTGGGCTGAGGTTAGTTCATTAAAAATATGAATTGatcctttctgtctgtctgtcaaaatcTAAGTGGTAAACTCAATAACTTTCATAGACTTTTATAGACTCTTATTTAATTTGGGTAGTATCTGAAAAACTGTTCGTTTTTTATGTTACTGTAGTGCGACATGagaatgtgtttattgttgcttAAGTAAGAAGATGTGTAACTGGTTCGCGTTTTTGATCTTCTGTACTTCTTCAGAGCAAGAACAAAATTGGTGTATTCTATGTACAGCCGCAAAACAGCAGAGGAAGTCAAATGGAATTTAATGAAACTTCAAGtggattattttgttttagaagaTTCTTGGTGTACAAGACGGACCAGGTAACCTACAGCTACCCTGCAAATACATTCCTGTttgcttgttatttttatttatttatctttttaatgaTCTTCTTATCCCACACAGGGGATGCGTTTCCCCTGGTGTTGGGAATGTAGTGGAGTTGTAAATCTGTTttatatatctagagaactggtTCACTAAGCATATTCTTTAGCATAAGTTCAATTCTTATAGCTCATTAATACCAGCAGCAATACCAATCAGCAATACCaacagtgaaaagtctagggagattgTAGGACGGGGaactaaaggacacagtttgtgtggaagaagttagacaacaagcagtggaagggttgaagagcatagacagcagcgctttaccaggcaaactgaaactctgttgCTATCAGTTTGGTCTGCTGctaagactgctgtggccactgactgtgtacgaggtgttcttgacaacagttgagaagctggaagctttaatcagttcatatgtcaggaaatggttgggagttccacgctgcctcagcagagtgggactttatggtaaaggaattctgcagctaccaatctctgctctaacggagaagtttaagtgcgccaaagtctgactggaaattacattagtagattcacgcgacaaatgcgtaagggaggcagcacctgtgtggaaaactggaagaaaatggacgtcagagaaagctgtggaagaagctAAGGCTGCCCTTAAATCGGatatattatggggcaagttcagcatggaaaaggaggttttggtctcggttccgctcctcctacatggcacaaggccaccccggctcaacggaggaagctggtagtcaatgaggtgcaaaagcaggaggagagaatcaggtgtgtaaaggctgttttcCAGGCCAAGccgggagaatggatgagatgggagagtgtggaacaacgcaagatcggttGGCAATACCTATGGACAATctaacagagcaggatcagtctcctcatcagatcagcatatgatgttctcccatagaacctaaacctctgggtgggtgaggatccctcatgtcctttgtgttcatcaccttcaacgttaaggcacattttgaccggatttaaggtgggtcttagccaaggacggtttacttggcgccatgaccaggtgctgcgatgtttggccttagcattggaagacaagcgtaacttgaccaataagttgccaccagttccatcaaagctttacacacaaaagacaatattcctccgtccaggagagcaaccacagttaaaaggtgttaaaaccaagcctcgctcaggacagctggaagatgctggcagatgttggtcaacggcttatttttccacctgagatttgCTACCagtaaccttcgaccagacattgtcttgtggtctggatcagcacgccctgttcatctggtagagttaacagtgccatgggaagatgctgtggatgatgcgtatgagaggaagaaactttggtatgctcaactaggtgctgaagcggaacagcgaggatggagagtccgagtttacccagtggaggtggtttgtcgaggatttgtggcacactctacaacccggtttctcagagatgttgggttcagtgaccaaaagttgcgtcgcacagtgaagaacttggGGGGAtgaaggggggtgatgctgggacgccagaatcacttttGAGCCCTCCCTTGAAGTGTCGTGGGCTAgacaacgaaacactgaggatggaaggtgcccacttgaagaccgcagagatgtaccctacttagctcggttgtcatgctgatgcactagggagaccgcactgggttgatccccggagccagcatcgcagccgttgtgtgtgctgatgcgctggggtgGCAAAATGAGcttatccctggagccagcattacacttcaacaattAACCCCAGaaagaaggatatctgcatcatcaaatggaaaacaacgcaaatggatggagatacagatagatcacattagtttactgcaaagctacgtcttagttggcgcttatcttggcgagagccgagttcaaaacagcatgaagttcaacatctactctcatgtaatggaaatcattagttTTGTATTAATGAACCACTTATGAGAAATAAACAGTTaagaattccagtacatcttttCCTGCGTATAGATGCCATCCCGTGCATAAGGCGATGttcaagtttaaaagaaaaaaattaataaatttaaattatttttaaaaactattaaacgataatatatttttgtttaacagttCCAGAATacaatcttttgtttttgtgatttgaaAAGCATTGTGTGTGTAGGATCTGTTATCCCCCACTGGGGATGAATTCCCCTGCGACGCGGATGTAGTGAAGATTATCATCCTCTTTGTCATTATACAGAGCTTTAATTTGGAATTTACAGCCGCGGTGGGGGATGTATGTTCCTGGCATACTTGTTACAACAGAATTCATTTGGGACAGTTTGAGCTGCCCAATCTGCATATGATGTTATAACAGACACCCTGTACACAATACATCAACTTTGTATACATTAAGTAGTATTAtagtcacaaaaataaacagaaaaacacttgTAAAATCTTGATGCAACCTTTctgaaaatgtgttcttttacTTTGCAGGCCTGGTTGTAGCATGCCAGAGATATGGGATATTGAGGACCCTTACCATGCTGGCAAGACCCCCATATGTACATTGTTAGCTGTTAATCCCCAACCTCATTTTGTGaaagtgtttgaaaacaatgtttaCAGTGTCTTAAAGCTTACCAAAGATACGTAAACAATTGTACTTTGTGACAGCTAATAAGATCTAAAGATTAACACCTTCACTGTTGCAGCCCAATGTGTAGAGGCAGACACCTC
This window harbors:
- the LOC121314727 gene encoding probable C-mannosyltransferase DPY19L1 isoform X1; this encodes MAVKTRRQAYREHTQPHDSSADKPRSPSAASNRLTSKRGVRDNKQPPTINLMQNSKFAASIKSKLGPSPSAVIKIATTLIIAAVVGILHWYHISNLFENDRHFSHLSSLEKEMAFRTEMGLYYSYFKTIIEAPSFFSGLHMVMNDRLTEYPLVINTLKRFNLYPEVVLASWYRIYTAIMGVLGIATKMCWSVNRGDGLKPVESCEGLGDPAYFYVTFVFILNGLMLGLFFIYGTYLSGSRLGGLVTVLCFFYNHGESTRVMWTPPLRESFSYPFLVLQMLLLTYILRSPRPGKVAFVALGVSNVFFMLPWQFAQFVLLTQIASLFAAHIVGYLGYVKLRSLLYVHMISLLVCFVLMFGNAMLLTSFYASSLVTIWGIIENRTQISQFCKTAVLTCVAQGVGWLISTVFLKFLTSVILGVSDDAHISNLIKSKFTSYKDFDTLMYTCAAEFDFIEKETPVKYLKTLLLPIILCVSVVIIQKTVTEVWGMLRMSEKKGEGSEHTVSQKTAYFANGEMVYHVLQLIAFTVLAVLIMRLKLFLTPHMCIMASLICSRQSVPLHRDASEKEKISRLFWWIKWQYNHHGMVLVIIVVMSVQGLANLRNQWSIMGEFSNIPQEELLEWIKANTKSDDVFAGAMPTMASVKLSAERPVVNHPHYEDAGLRARTKLVYSMYSRKTAEEVKWNLMKLQVDYFVLEDSWCTRRTRPGCSMPEIWDIEDPYHAGKTPICTLLAVNPQPHFVKVFENNVYSVLKLTKDT
- the LOC121314727 gene encoding probable C-mannosyltransferase DPY19L1 isoform X2 yields the protein MAVKTRRQAYREHTQPHDSSADKPRSPSAASNRLTSKRGVRDNKQPPTINLMQNSKFAASIKSKLGPSPSAVIKIATTLIIAAVVGILHWYHISNLFENDRHFSHLSSLEKEMAFRTEMGLYYSYFKTIIEAPSFFSGLHMVMNDRLTEYPLVINTLKRFNLYPEVVLASWYRIYTAIMGVLGIATKMCWSVNRGDGLKPVESCEGLGDPAYFYVTFVFILNGLMLGLFFIYGTYLSGSRLGGLVTVLCFFYNHGESTRVMWTPPLRESFSYPFLVLQMLLLTYILRSPRPGKVAFVALGVSNVFFMLPWQFAQFVLLTQIASLFAAHIVGYLGYVKLRSLLYVHMISLLVCFVLMFGNAMLLTSFYASSLVTIWGIIENRTQISQFCKTAVLTCVAQGVGWLISTVFLKFLTSVILGVSDDAHISNLIKSKFTSYKDFDTLMYTCAAEFDFIEKETPVKYLKTLLLPIILCVSVVIIQKTVTEVWGMLRMSEKKGEGSEHTVSQKTAYFANGEMVYHVLQLIAFTVLAVLIMRLKLFLTPHMCIMASLICSRQLFWWIKWQYNHHGMVLVIIVVMSVQGLANLRNQWSIMGEFSNIPQEELLEWIKANTKSDDVFAGAMPTMASVKLSAERPVVNHPHYEDAGLRARTKLVYSMYSRKTAEEVKWNLMKLQVDYFVLEDSWCTRRTRPGCSMPEIWDIEDPYHAGKTPICTLLAVNPQPHFVKVFENNVYSVLKLTKDT